Proteins from a single region of Ensifer adhaerens:
- a CDS encoding AGE family epimerase/isomerase has product MDIFSQSRALSQWLADKALPLWRDKGVDSTGGFVETIDMAGEPTRANRRARVQPRQVYCFAEAGRRGWTGDWQGAAEGGLAYFDRVFKQPSGFYGALADADGNLLDPSFDLYNQAFALLAFAYLAEVVPARKAEMIERSNGLRSRIEAHVKHPVAGFEEDRPPRLPLCSNPHMHLFEACLASEAVEGFDQVAWANLADEIADLAMDHFIDAETGVLREFFDHDWAPIAGDKGRIVEPGHLFEWAWLLLRWAERRGSAEAIVKARRLFDIGEAHGICADRNVAIMTLLDDLSVADPIARLWPQTEWLKAAVRFAALTGGAERERYLASAARAAAALQTFLDTPVAGLWRDKQKADGSFVDEPAPASSFYHILCAIYETEDCLARL; this is encoded by the coding sequence TAGCCGACAAGGCCCTGCCGCTCTGGCGGGACAAGGGTGTCGATTCCACAGGCGGCTTCGTCGAGACGATCGACATGGCGGGTGAGCCGACGCGCGCCAACCGGCGTGCGCGGGTGCAGCCGCGGCAGGTCTATTGCTTTGCCGAAGCCGGCCGACGCGGCTGGACCGGCGACTGGCAGGGTGCCGCCGAAGGCGGGCTCGCCTATTTCGATCGTGTCTTCAAGCAGCCGAGCGGCTTCTACGGCGCGCTCGCCGATGCCGACGGCAATCTTCTCGATCCGTCCTTCGATCTTTACAATCAGGCTTTCGCGCTTCTCGCCTTCGCCTACCTCGCTGAGGTCGTGCCGGCACGGAAGGCCGAAATGATCGAACGCAGCAATGGACTCCGGTCTCGGATAGAGGCGCATGTCAAGCATCCGGTCGCCGGCTTCGAGGAAGACAGGCCGCCGCGGCTGCCGCTTTGCTCCAATCCGCATATGCATCTCTTCGAGGCCTGCCTTGCCAGTGAGGCGGTTGAAGGCTTCGATCAGGTCGCCTGGGCCAATCTCGCCGACGAGATTGCGGATCTGGCGATGGACCATTTCATCGATGCCGAGACCGGCGTGCTGCGCGAATTCTTCGATCACGACTGGGCGCCGATTGCCGGCGACAAGGGCCGCATCGTCGAGCCGGGCCATCTCTTCGAATGGGCCTGGCTGTTGTTGCGCTGGGCGGAGCGTCGTGGCAGCGCCGAGGCGATCGTGAAAGCAAGGCGGCTCTTCGATATCGGCGAGGCGCACGGCATCTGCGCGGACCGTAACGTCGCAATCATGACCCTGCTCGACGATCTCTCGGTGGCCGATCCGATCGCGCGGCTCTGGCCGCAGACCGAGTGGCTGAAGGCCGCGGTTCGTTTCGCGGCGCTGACCGGCGGCGCCGAGCGGGAGCGTTATCTCGCTTCGGCCGCGCGGGCGGCAGCGGCCCTTCAAACCTTCCTCGACACACCGGTCGCGGGCCTCTGGCGCGACAAACAGAAGGCCGATGGCAGCTTTGTCGACGAGCCTGCGCCGGCCAGCAGTTTCTATCATATTCTCTGCGCCATCTATGAAACCGAGGACTGCCTGGCCCGGCTCTAA
- the metH gene encoding methionine synthase, which produces MSAIGALFGDVSSKPDGSEIMRALREAASERILIMDGAMGTEIQQLGFIEQHFRGDRFGGCACHQQGNNDLLTLTQPKAIEDIHYAYAIAGADILETNTFSSTRIAQADYGMEDMVYDLNRDGARLARRAAKRAEAADGRRRFVAGALGPTNRTASISPDVNNPGYRAVTFDDLRIAYAEQIRGLIDGGADIILIETIFDTLNAKAAIFATKEVFAEKGIELPVMISGTITDLSGRTLSGQTPTAFWHSVRHADPFTIGLNCALGANAMRAHIDELSGVADTFVCAYPNAGLPNEFGQYDETPEQMAAQVEAFARDGLLNIVGGCCGSTPAHISAIARAVAKHPPREIPKVEPLMRLSGLEPFTLTSDIPFVNVGERTNVTGSAKFRKLITAGDYSAALDVARDQVANGAQIIDINMDEGLIDSKQAMIEFLNLVASEPDIARVPVMIDSSKWEVIEAGLKCVQGKPLVNSISMKEGEEAFLHHAKLCRAYGAAVVIMAFDEVGQADTKARKVEICSRAYKLLTEEAGFPPEDIIFDPNIFAVATGIEEHNNYGVDFIEATREIITTLPHVHVSGGVSNLSFSFRGNEPVREAMHAVFLYHAIQAGMDMGIVNAGQLAVYDAIDPDLREACEDVVLNRRADSTERMLEIAERYRGQGGSQGREKDLSWREWSVEKRLEHALVNGITEYIEADTEEARLGAARPLHVIEGPLMAGMNVVGDLFGSGKMFLPQVVKSARVMKQAVAVLLPHMEAEKLANGGEARESAGKILMATVKGDVHDIGKNIVGVVLACNNYEIIDLGVMVPSAKILEVAREQKVDIIGLSGLITPSLDEMVHVASELEREGFDVPLLIGGATTSRVHTAVKINPRYDRGQTVYVTDASRAVGVVSSLLSPEARDSYMETVRAEYRKVADAHARNEAEKRRLPLSQARANQHRIDWSGYQVKAPSFLGTRIFESWDLAELARYIDWTPFFQTWELKGVYPKILDDEAQGAAARQLFDDAQAMLAKIIEEKWFAPKAVVGFWPAGTVGDDIRLFTGEDRTSKLATFFTLRQQLSKRDGRPNVALSDFVAPADSGSKDYVGGFVVTAGIEEVAIAERFERANDDYSSILVKALADRFAEAFAERMHEYVRTELWGYAADETFMPQDLIGEPYAGIRPAPGYPAQPDHTEKETLFRLLDADAAIGVSLTESYAMWPGSSVSGLYIGHPEAYYFGVAKVERDQVEDYAERKRMPVREVERWLSPILNYVPMPETEAAE; this is translated from the coding sequence ATGTCCGCCATCGGCGCCCTTTTCGGTGACGTTTCCTCCAAGCCGGACGGCTCCGAGATCATGCGCGCGCTGCGCGAAGCGGCCAGCGAACGCATCCTGATCATGGATGGCGCGATGGGCACGGAGATCCAGCAGCTCGGCTTCATCGAGCAGCATTTCCGCGGCGACCGATTCGGCGGCTGCGCCTGTCATCAGCAGGGCAACAACGATCTTCTGACGCTGACCCAGCCGAAGGCGATCGAGGACATCCACTACGCCTACGCGATTGCCGGTGCCGACATCCTCGAGACCAACACCTTCTCCTCGACCCGTATCGCCCAGGCCGATTACGGCATGGAGGACATGGTCTATGATCTCAACCGCGATGGAGCCAGACTGGCGCGCCGTGCCGCCAAGCGTGCCGAGGCCGCGGACGGCCGCCGTCGCTTCGTCGCCGGCGCACTCGGACCGACCAACCGCACCGCGTCGATCTCGCCCGATGTCAACAACCCCGGCTACCGTGCCGTCACCTTCGACGACCTGCGCATTGCCTATGCCGAACAGATCCGCGGGCTGATCGACGGTGGCGCCGATATCATCCTGATCGAGACGATTTTCGACACGCTGAACGCCAAGGCGGCGATTTTTGCGACCAAGGAAGTCTTTGCCGAGAAGGGCATCGAACTGCCTGTGATGATCTCAGGCACGATCACGGACCTCTCGGGCCGCACGCTTTCCGGCCAGACGCCGACGGCGTTCTGGCATTCCGTTCGCCATGCCGATCCGTTCACCATCGGGCTCAACTGCGCGCTCGGCGCCAATGCGATGCGCGCCCATATCGACGAACTCTCTGGTGTCGCCGATACCTTCGTCTGCGCCTACCCCAATGCCGGCCTGCCGAATGAATTCGGCCAGTACGACGAGACGCCGGAGCAGATGGCCGCCCAGGTGGAGGCGTTTGCGCGCGACGGTCTCCTCAACATCGTCGGCGGCTGCTGCGGCTCGACGCCGGCGCATATCAGCGCGATTGCGAGAGCCGTTGCCAAGCATCCGCCGCGCGAGATCCCGAAGGTCGAGCCGCTGATGCGGCTTTCCGGGCTCGAGCCGTTCACGCTGACCTCGGACATTCCCTTCGTCAACGTCGGCGAGCGCACCAACGTCACCGGCTCGGCCAAGTTCCGCAAGCTGATCACCGCCGGCGACTATTCGGCAGCCCTTGATGTGGCGCGCGACCAGGTGGCCAACGGCGCCCAGATTATCGACATCAACATGGACGAGGGCCTGATCGATTCGAAGCAGGCGATGATCGAGTTCCTGAACCTCGTTGCTTCCGAGCCCGATATCGCCCGCGTTCCCGTGATGATCGATTCGTCGAAATGGGAGGTGATCGAGGCGGGCCTGAAATGTGTTCAGGGCAAGCCACTGGTCAATTCCATCTCGATGAAGGAAGGCGAAGAGGCGTTCCTGCATCACGCAAAGCTCTGCCGCGCCTACGGTGCCGCGGTCGTCATCATGGCTTTTGACGAGGTCGGCCAGGCGGATACCAAGGCGCGCAAGGTCGAGATCTGCAGCCGCGCCTACAAGCTCTTGACCGAAGAGGCGGGTTTCCCGCCCGAGGACATCATCTTCGATCCGAACATCTTCGCGGTGGCGACCGGCATCGAAGAGCACAACAACTACGGCGTCGATTTCATCGAGGCGACGCGCGAGATCATCACGACCCTGCCGCATGTGCACGTCTCGGGCGGCGTCTCCAATCTCTCCTTCTCCTTCCGCGGCAACGAGCCGGTGCGCGAGGCGATGCATGCGGTCTTCCTCTACCACGCCATCCAGGCGGGCATGGACATGGGCATCGTCAATGCCGGCCAGCTTGCCGTCTATGATGCGATCGACCCGGATCTGCGCGAGGCCTGCGAGGATGTGGTGCTCAACCGCCGCGCCGACTCGACCGAGCGCATGCTTGAAATCGCCGAGCGATATCGCGGCCAGGGCGGCTCGCAGGGCCGCGAGAAGGATCTCTCCTGGCGCGAATGGTCGGTCGAAAAGCGTCTCGAGCATGCGCTGGTCAACGGCATTACCGAATACATCGAGGCCGATACGGAGGAGGCGCGGCTTGGCGCTGCGCGGCCGCTGCACGTGATCGAAGGCCCGCTGATGGCCGGCATGAACGTCGTCGGCGACCTCTTCGGTTCCGGCAAGATGTTCCTGCCGCAGGTGGTCAAATCCGCGCGCGTGATGAAGCAGGCGGTTGCCGTGCTCCTGCCGCACATGGAGGCGGAAAAGCTTGCCAATGGCGGTGAGGCGCGCGAGAGCGCCGGCAAGATCCTGATGGCAACCGTCAAGGGCGACGTGCACGATATCGGCAAGAACATCGTCGGCGTCGTGCTCGCCTGCAACAATTACGAGATCATCGATCTCGGCGTCATGGTGCCCTCGGCAAAAATCCTCGAAGTGGCGCGCGAGCAGAAGGTCGACATCATCGGTCTCTCCGGCCTGATCACCCCGTCGCTCGACGAGATGGTGCATGTTGCCTCCGAGCTCGAGCGCGAAGGCTTCGACGTGCCGTTGCTGATCGGCGGCGCAACGACCAGCCGCGTGCACACGGCGGTCAAGATCAACCCGCGCTACGACCGCGGCCAGACAGTCTATGTCACCGATGCAAGCCGCGCGGTCGGCGTCGTCTCCAGCCTCTTGTCGCCCGAAGCGCGTGACAGCTACATGGAGACGGTGCGGGCGGAATACCGCAAGGTCGCAGACGCGCATGCCCGCAACGAGGCGGAAAAGCGCCGGTTGCCCTTGTCGCAGGCGCGCGCCAACCAGCACCGGATCGATTGGAGCGGCTATCAGGTTAAGGCGCCATCGTTCCTCGGTACGCGCATCTTCGAAAGCTGGGACCTGGCGGAACTCGCCCGCTACATCGACTGGACGCCGTTCTTCCAGACCTGGGAGTTGAAGGGCGTCTATCCGAAAATCCTCGACGACGAGGCTCAAGGTGCCGCCGCGCGGCAACTCTTCGATGACGCCCAGGCGATGCTTGCGAAGATTATCGAGGAGAAGTGGTTCGCTCCGAAGGCGGTCGTCGGCTTCTGGCCGGCTGGCACCGTCGGCGACGACATCCGGCTTTTCACCGGCGAGGATCGGACCTCTAAGCTTGCGACCTTCTTCACGCTGCGCCAGCAATTGTCGAAGCGCGATGGGCGCCCGAACGTGGCGCTCTCCGACTTCGTTGCCCCTGCCGATAGCGGCTCCAAGGACTATGTCGGTGGCTTTGTCGTGACGGCTGGTATCGAGGAGGTAGCGATCGCCGAGCGTTTCGAGCGCGCCAACGATGATTACTCCTCGATCCTGGTCAAGGCGCTGGCCGACCGCTTCGCCGAGGCCTTCGCTGAGCGCATGCATGAATATGTGCGCACCGAGCTCTGGGGTTATGCGGCCGACGAGACCTTCATGCCGCAGGACCTGATCGGCGAACCCTATGCCGGCATCCGCCCGGCGCCGGGCTATCCGGCCCAGCCCGACCATACCGAGAAGGAGACTCTCTTCCGGCTGCTCGATGCTGACGCCGCGATCGGCGTCAGCCTGACGGAGAGCTATGCGATGTGGCCGGGCTCGTCGGTTTCGGGTCTCTATATCGGCCACCCGGAAGCCTACTACTTCGGTGTCGCCAAGGTCGAGCGCGACCAGGTCGAGGATTATGCCGAACGTAAGCGCATGCCGGTACGCGAGGTCGAGCGCTGGCTGTCGCCGATCCTCAACTACGTGCCGATGCCGGAAACCGAAGCAGCAGAGTAA